A window of the Nitrosopumilus ureiphilus genome harbors these coding sequences:
- a CDS encoding DsbA family protein, protein MKKPLIIGAIVSVVIAIIVVSALNFDSTDTNTENTGTDSSVSPLSFSSLITSDTPLKGDPSAPITLIEFGDFQCPNCGRFARDTSPQIEASYIESGQVSMAFKHFTVVGPDSKTAAMASQCANDQGMFWEFHDELYNNQGHENSGWASKDNIKQIASNMGLDKQSFDSCLDSNKYKSLVDSDLALAKQIEFTGTPSFLMLKNDGSKPQALTGAYPFATFEKMFDDSLN, encoded by the coding sequence ATGAAAAAGCCTTTGATTATTGGTGCTATTGTCTCTGTAGTTATTGCAATCATCGTAGTATCTGCACTTAATTTTGATTCTACTGATACAAATACTGAAAATACAGGCACCGATTCATCAGTTTCACCATTATCCTTTTCAAGTCTTATCACTTCTGACACTCCACTGAAAGGAGATCCGTCAGCCCCTATCACTTTAATTGAGTTTGGGGACTTTCAATGTCCAAACTGTGGACGATTTGCAAGAGACACCAGTCCACAAATAGAGGCATCTTATATAGAATCTGGTCAAGTCAGTATGGCATTTAAGCACTTTACTGTAGTTGGTCCTGACTCAAAAACTGCTGCAATGGCATCTCAATGTGCAAATGATCAGGGAATGTTTTGGGAATTTCATGATGAATTATACAATAATCAAGGTCATGAGAATTCTGGTTGGGCCAGCAAAGACAATATAAAACAAATTGCATCAAACATGGGATTAGATAAACAAAGTTTTGATTCATGTCTTGATAGTAACAAATACAAATCATTGGTAGATAGTGATCTTGCTCTTGCAAAACAAATCGAGTTTACAGGCACTCCATCATTTCTAATGCTCAAAAACGATGGTTCCAAACCTCAAGCACTTACTGGTGCATATCCATTTGCAACATTTGAAAAGATGTTTGATGATAGTTTAAACTAG